The window CTAAAGTAGGTATGTATGACAGACTTACTAATCCAGCAATTTATTACTGGGCTAATGTAAAATCAAACATGCTAGAGTCAAAATCTATTGTTTAATGAAAATTTCTTGATCTAAGCCTTTCTTGTTCTTGTGAATGACGCCAATTAATTCAATTAAATTCTTTTCTTGAATATTTTCTAAAGAAAAGTTTATTTTTTGTGTATTGTACCTTATGGCATTGCCTTTTTTTTCTATTAACCTTTCAATATCATTAGGTATAAAAAAACTTGCTTTATCGCCTAGATACTTTTTATACTCATTTATATAAATCCCGATTCCTGCAAAATCAAAATCACCAAAATGTAAATATTTGTTTGAAATGGATTGTAGCCATTTGATTAGATCTCTACTCTGATTTTGTGGATATCGGCTGACGAAAAGTGGTTGAATATCTTTGAAAAGATGTTTTTGTCTTTCAATATATCGGAAGTTTTCAGGATTTTCAATTCCAACGATAATGACTGAAGGGTCTGGTAAAAAATTTGCATAGTCAAAAATGAATTGAAAAATCCCACTAGAAAAATTTAATACTATAGCCCTGTCATCTATTCTTGCTGCCAATGGCAGATAACTATTGATCAAAAAACCTTTGAAGGTTCTTACATTGATCAATTTGGAATCTGAAGAAATAGCAACTAGTTCATTTCGTTGCACATTTTCTTTTTGACTTATTTCAATATATTTTTCGAGGTCGGTTACTCCAAATTTGTTTTGTAAATAGTGAAATAAAGCCAGCCTATTTCTGAGCTTTAATTTTTTTTGGATTCTTCCATTTCTTTCTATAATACTTTCTGATACCAATTCCTCTATTAATGAATGTTTTGCCATACTAGCTGGAATTGTTGAGCCTTCTAAAAGTTGTAAAAGTTTTTGGGCTATATGTATTGGGATTTTCATCAGTTACTTACTGCTCTAGTTTGACAATTTTTCTTACCAAACGCTTTATATTCGTGATATTTCTGCTGTCTTTGGACAGTAAGTAGGTGTATCTATAATCTGTTGCATTAAGTGAAGTAGGAGAGCTGTTAATCAGTAAAATGTTCCTATCATTCGCAAATTTCAATATCCCCTTGACGTTATTCGGATGCAGTTTACCTATTTCATCCATCATACAGTGCAAACGAAATTCGTCCTTTTGCTTTTTAGAAGCTTTTTCTTTAAAAACATTTAAAAGCATAATGTTTATCATGGCCTTTACCAAAACATCTGTACCTTCAGAACCTACATTAGTGAGTTTTTCAACCCAACCAGTGTCATTGTCATTTTCTACAATTTTAAATAATAATTCAAACGAATCAGAAAGTGTAATTTCTTTTTCTTTTGAAGCATTCATTTCCTTAACGAGTTGTATCAGTAAAGAAATCGCTTTTTCATTATTATTTGATTGCCGATTAGAAGAAAATAAATTCGGCTTGCCAAGATCAAATGAATATTCCGTATTGAAGTTCTTGATTTCAACTAACAAAGTGAAAATCTTATTCTTACTTTCAATAGTTTTTAACTCCATGCTTTTTATGGCACCCACAAAATTTCTGGAAATAAAATCATTGTTGATCTCAGAAATTATTTTACTGATTTCACCTTCCTTCTCTATGAGAGAATTGGTTTCTTTTCCAATTTGGCGAATGATGTGAGTAAAGCGTTCTTCTACACGTTGTTTGTATTCTGCGATCTTATTTTCATCAACAAACTCTTTCAGCATATCAGCAAACTCAAAGTATTCACTTCTATCTGTAAATTTTACTTTAAATGTAAATAAATTCTTCTCTTGGAAATTACCTGCAAACTTATTGATGGCCTCCTGTAACTCAACATAACGTTTTGTAAGTGTATTGTCTGTCGTTTGTAAATCATTCGTCAGTGTGACACATGTTAAATCCGTTTTATGATCCCTAGTATAAGAGTTAATAAAATGTTCTACATCTGGATAAATTTCTGACTTAGTGAAATTATCAAAAGCAAGCAAATCTGCCTCAAAAGCATTTTTGGTATCATTTAATGCTGAAATTTCTGCTTTATGTAAAGCTATTTGTTGAACAAACTTATTCTTTTGCTGAAGGTACCTTGCGGCCTCGGTTTCTAATTGTTTATCCAACAAAGACTTTTTGCTTTTAAATTCTCCCTCTTTATCAAATAGCTCCCGTTTATCTTTATAATATTCAATTACTGTATCTCTATTGTTGTCTATATAGCCTAATTCAGAATCAATTTCAGATAAGCGCAATTCTATTTGAGCAATTCGTTCTATATTTGCACCTTTTGTGTCCAATTCATCTTTCTGATTAATTTTGATTTTTTCCACTTTAAGGCTTAAAACTTTTTCTTGTTCTCGAATTTGTTCATCCATTTCCTTAAAAAATTCAGACAATTTTCTGCTCTCTTCTTTTATTTTGGTTTCCTTTTCTTTCTTTTTTATTTCAATTGTCTTGGAAATAGTTTGCTCTATTTTTTGCACTTGTTCTTCTGCTAAAGTCTTCTCTTCGCTTAGCTTTGAAAGGGTAAATTCAATTTTTTCTATCTCTAACTTCTGTTCATTTTTTGCTTTATTTCCCCATTCGGATAACCGGACAGATAATTCTTCCAGTTTGGATTGGCTCTTTTCTATATTGTATTGACTTTGCTGGATAAGCTCCTTTTGCTCTCTTATTTTTGGTTGAAATTTTCGCTTTAATTTTTCTAGTTCATCATTCAGATCTGAATTCGTTTTGCTGATATTTTTCTTTATAGCAAGAATTCTATTTTTATATCCCTCTTGTTCTTTTTGCAGATCAGCAACTGTTTTTACACGCTTTTTGATCTCTGAGGTATCAAGGCTGATACCATAAAAACTAATGTTAGTATCAGCAACGATTTTAGGATTTAATCCCTTCAGAAACAAAACATTGTCTTCATCAACTACTTTCCCTATAGTTTTGTCCCAATCAGGAACATGTTCATTCAGCCACCCATAAAGAGAATCCTTACTATTCTCAATTTTAATTTCTCTTGCATTAATCTCCTTGTTGTATTTTTCCTGATCTTCTATCAGTTTTTCAATTTTTCTTTCAGTAACTGCTTTGAGATTTTTTTCATCAAACTCCCATTGCCTTTGAAGAGTGGAAATTTCATCTTTTGCCTGTTTGCTATTCCTGTCTTCTTTTAAAATATTTGACTTAATAATTTCAATTTCAACTTTCACGTTGTCAATTTCAATTTCGTAGAATCGTTTGACTCTCACCTCTGATAGTTTGATTCTGTTATTCGTAATTAAACTCTCTTTTTCTTTAACGTTTGTGTTGGCAGTTTCTAAAGTTTCTTTCTGTTGTTTGTGAATTCCCTCATAAATCAAATCGTATTGTTTATTTAAATCTTTTTCAAAAAGATTTAAATCACGCTCTTTTTGATTCTTCATAGATCCTTTATTGTTCAAAAATGCTTGAAGCTGATTTTCTAACTGTCTTAGCTGCGCTTCATAGCGCTGTTGAATCTCAAGAAACTTAGATGTAAGTATATCTTTTTCTTCAATAAGGTTTTTCTTTTCCAAATCCAAGAGTGCTTTTTTTGAAACACGATTTATGATGATTTCAATATTTAATGTTTGGTAGGCATCACGCTTATTTTTAATTTCTTTGAGTTTTTCTAACACAACACCAATTTGTCTTTGAACTTCACCTTTCTTTTTTTCAAAAACAGTATCATGGTCCTTGAGTTTCCCATTTTCTCTATCTCTTTTTGATTCTTCTGCGTTTAGAAGCAGTTGGACCTTTGGTTGTTTTTCTTTTACATTATCCAAAGCAAAACCTAATTGGAAAGCCAAATCCTTTTTCTTTTGATCTAAATACCTAAGGGCAGCATAAGTAGAAGCAACTTTTTCAGCTTGTTTCTCTATTTTTCCATCGGTCCATTTTCTGATGTCATTCAAATCAGTTTCAAAATCTCGAAGATGTGTTTGGGAATAGGTTGTGAGATCTATTTTTACATCATCTTCATTCAATGATTTAATTATAGTTCCTTTTACAAACTCAGCATCTAATTTTGCATTTAAGAAAACATTGGCAATAGTTCTTGGAATGTTTTGATATTGTCTACTCTCAATTAAGGCGTATTTTCTAAATTCATTTTGAAGTCCTTTGTTATTACCATACAAAATATTTCTAAACTCTTCATAACTACTAACAATCCTAGTAGAATCAATTTTTCCTAATGTTTCTCTGATCTTATCCCAGGTTTCAAAGGCCTTTCCTTCCTTGTCAATAAAAAAATCTTTATTGTACTCTGCATTAAAAAAACGAAAAGCAACTCTTCCCAGTGCCTTGAAACTTACGACACAATATTTACCAGCTTCTGTCTGCACTTCATAAATGATATATGAGTTTTGATATGGAAAATAATATTCATTGTAATTTTTCTTTTCTCGAGGAATCCCCAATTTTTGAGTGTCGGCATTGTAAAAGAAAAGAATGGCTCTAAGCAGAGTGCTTTTTCCTACACCTTGTGTTCCAATGAAATGAACATTACCATCCAAATCAACTTCGCCATATTTCAGCGATTTATCTGCACTATTTATGAATACTATTTTACTCAGGTATCTCATCTTTTACTTCATCGGGGATATTGATGGCTAAAATCAACTGTTCAAGATACTTGAATGAAGTTAATATTTTGAATTGGTGGGTGATTTCGTTCTCTAATTCAATAAAAGTATCGTCTATCAACTTCTTTAAAATTTTATCTAAAATATCTTGATGTTTAATCTTGTCTGTATGCTTCTTCAAGCTATCCAATTTTGCTTCTAGTTCAGCATCAGTATTTATTCTAACCAAAATATCAGCACTTGTAAAGCGATAACCTGCAGTGAAAGCGTTATCAAAAGTTTTGAAAAAATCAAGAATATCAATCCATTCAAAGGCCTTTTCTATTTTCTTTTCAAGGTCAACCCTAGTTTCTGGTCTGCTAAAATAGAAATATTCATCGCCCTTTTCTAAAACAAAATTTATATTAGTAAAATAAGCATATAAATTTTCAAAATGATAATCATCCTCCATCACAGTGTATAAATTTCTGATAATCTTATCGGAACTATTAGAACTGATAAATTGTCCCTTGCTAAGAATCTTAAATATGTCAGCTGTTTGTATAGGTACTTCCATCATGTTTATTTTGGGAAAATCATTGCAAATTCAATTTTTCCTTTTTCAGAAAACTGGTCTGTAATTTCAAAAATACTTTCATATTGTGAAACCATTTGACAATAAATAGTGACGCGCTCCTCAAATGAGACATCTTTTGAAAAGTTATAACTTATTACAAAGTCGAATAAATTATTACTTCCCGCAACAAATCCATTTTTTACTTCTTCTAAATTAATCTGTACCTCTTCTTCAATTTGTGTCTCCAGATATTCATCAGAAATTTTGTCTGCAACAGGTTGCTTATGTTTAACTCCTGATTTTAGACGTATGGCTATTTTCTGAATACTCTTAAATGCTCCCTCGTCGGTTTGTAGGTTTTCAAGAGAAAGTTTAAGTGGATAACTTGGATTAGGTTCAAAGACCACATGGCGATTAATTGCCAAAACCTGTTTTAAATCAGTGGTACTCTCAAGAATAAATTGGTCTTTTAAATATTTTATTTGTCTTAGCTTTTCTACTATACCACTTTGAAGTTGAATTTGATTCAAAAAGGCTATTACTTGCTTTTCTATTTCTATGAGATTATGCGTACATTTTTGAAGTTGTAATTTAAGTTGAACAATTATGCGACTTAATTCTTCATCTGTTGCTGTTTTAAAAAATGTAATATCATCTTCTGTAATCAGATGTTCAGTTTGTTCAATAAGTTTGGTAATGTCTCTACGTTTATTATCAAGATTTATCAGTTTGGATCGTTTGTTTTTGTAATTTGGCTCAGTTTTAAAAGTATTTTCTATGTTTCTTTTTAAATCAACGACATTCCTTAAAGTGATAATACCTATTTTTCTAAACGTATTTTTGATTATCCGAAGGTATTCATATTTCCTTTGTTCATTTTGTTCGTTGAAGTAATAGTTAATATTCTGTTTTACTTTTTCAAGGTTTTCGTTAATGTAAGAAGTATTTATTTCTTCATTTGCTTCCAAAACTTGCTCAAAAAAATGCAAATATAAATCATCTATTTCAAGGGTGTTTCCATTTTGGCGTATTACAGAACGGTCTATTAGGTATTGGATTTTGTTTTCATTATCCTCGACCAATTCAAGAGCGTATTCAAATTTATAATCTGTAGTTTTTCTTCTCTTAAACATTTCTGAAAGGAGCTTCTCCTCTCTGTGAAGTGTAGATAATAATTCTTTTATGTTTGAAAACGTGTTCATTTATTTGATAAAGGTAACCTTCAAATATAACCTTTAAATCATTTAACCCTTTAATCTTTTACAATTAAACTAGCTCACTTAATAACCAGTTAACCAGTTAACCAATTAACCACCTTTAACCTTTTAACCCTCTAATCATTTACAATTAAACTATCTCACTTAATAATCAATTAACCAGTTAACCACATGTCCGCCGTGGCGGAATTAACCCTTTTAACCCCTTTAACCTTTCCCCTTTTTCCTTTCGCCATTTTTCCATTTCATCCTTCATCCTTCATAATTCTGCATATAGCGGTCAAAGTGACCCCCTATCAGCGCTGCAAAGTGACCCCCCGGAGTTAAGTAGTTTTTTTGGTCAGGAATAGTGGACTTACATCGCGTTAAAGTTATTGTTTTTCGGGATTAATATTACGTTTTCTTCTCAGGGATTCTCCCTTTAGTTCTATCCGGTGAGCATCGTGCACAATTCTGTCCAAAATAGCATCTGCAAGAGTTTGATCTCCGATTATTTCATACCATGCACTGACCGGTAACTGCGAAGTGATGATGGTGGACTTTTTACCATGTCGGTCCTCTATAATCTCCATCAGCAACATTCTGCTCTGAACATCCAGGGGTTGTATCCCAAAGTCATCGAGTATCAACACATCAAGTTTTTCGAGTTTGAGCATCTCTTTGATAGAAGATCCATCAGCCTTAGCCATTTTCAGTTGGGTAAGCAACTTAGTCGTATTCGCATAAAGGACTTTGTGTCCCTTGCTACAAGCCTGATTGCCCAAGGCACAGGCAAGATAACTCTTACCTGTGCCTGTACTTCCTGTCATCAGAATGTTTTCTCCTTTGTGGATGTATGCTCCGTCTGCGAGTCTCAATAGTTGATTTTTGTCCAGTTCACGCCCGGGACGAAAATCCAGTTCCTCGACAGTGGCTTTGTATCGGAAACGTGCACCACGAAGGCTTCGATCCATCCTGCGGTTTT is drawn from Belliella baltica DSM 15883 and contains these coding sequences:
- the istB gene encoding IS21-like element helper ATPase IstB — its product is MIQETIEKMRKMKLYGMSRSFSHATESGSLSSLTPDELISLLVENEWDDRQNRRMDRSLRGARFRYKATVEELDFRPGRELDKNQLLRLADGAYIHKGENILMTGSTGTGKSYLACALGNQACSKGHKVLYANTTKLLTQLKMAKADGSSIKEMLKLEKLDVLILDDFGIQPLDVQSRMLLMEIIEDRHGKKSTIITSQLPVSAWYEIIGDQTLADAILDRIVHDAHRIELKGESLRRKRNINPEKQ
- a CDS encoding ATP-binding protein translates to MRYLSKIVFINSADKSLKYGEVDLDGNVHFIGTQGVGKSTLLRAILFFYNADTQKLGIPREKKNYNEYYFPYQNSYIIYEVQTEAGKYCVVSFKALGRVAFRFFNAEYNKDFFIDKEGKAFETWDKIRETLGKIDSTRIVSSYEEFRNILYGNNKGLQNEFRKYALIESRQYQNIPRTIANVFLNAKLDAEFVKGTIIKSLNEDDVKIDLTTYSQTHLRDFETDLNDIRKWTDGKIEKQAEKVASTYAALRYLDQKKKDLAFQLGFALDNVKEKQPKVQLLLNAEESKRDRENGKLKDHDTVFEKKKGEVQRQIGVVLEKLKEIKNKRDAYQTLNIEIIINRVSKKALLDLEKKNLIEEKDILTSKFLEIQQRYEAQLRQLENQLQAFLNNKGSMKNQKERDLNLFEKDLNKQYDLIYEGIHKQQKETLETANTNVKEKESLITNNRIKLSEVRVKRFYEIEIDNVKVEIEIIKSNILKEDRNSKQAKDEISTLQRQWEFDEKNLKAVTERKIEKLIEDQEKYNKEINAREIKIENSKDSLYGWLNEHVPDWDKTIGKVVDEDNVLFLKGLNPKIVADTNISFYGISLDTSEIKKRVKTVADLQKEQEGYKNRILAIKKNISKTNSDLNDELEKLKRKFQPKIREQKELIQQSQYNIEKSQSKLEELSVRLSEWGNKAKNEQKLEIEKIEFTLSKLSEEKTLAEEQVQKIEQTISKTIEIKKKEKETKIKEESRKLSEFFKEMDEQIREQEKVLSLKVEKIKINQKDELDTKGANIERIAQIELRLSEIDSELGYIDNNRDTVIEYYKDKRELFDKEGEFKSKKSLLDKQLETEAARYLQQKNKFVQQIALHKAEISALNDTKNAFEADLLAFDNFTKSEIYPDVEHFINSYTRDHKTDLTCVTLTNDLQTTDNTLTKRYVELQEAINKFAGNFQEKNLFTFKVKFTDRSEYFEFADMLKEFVDENKIAEYKQRVEERFTHIIRQIGKETNSLIEKEGEISKIISEINNDFISRNFVGAIKSMELKTIESKNKIFTLLVEIKNFNTEYSFDLGKPNLFSSNRQSNNNEKAISLLIQLVKEMNASKEKEITLSDSFELLFKIVENDNDTGWVEKLTNVGSEGTDVLVKAMINIMLLNVFKEKASKKQKDEFRLHCMMDEIGKLHPNNVKGILKFANDRNILLINSSPTSLNATDYRYTYLLSKDSRNITNIKRLVRKIVKLEQ
- a CDS encoding DUF7281 domain-containing protein, with product MKIPIHIAQKLLQLLEGSTIPASMAKHSLIEELVSESIIERNGRIQKKLKLRNRLALFHYLQNKFGVTDLEKYIEISQKENVQRNELVAISSDSKLINVRTFKGFLINSYLPLAARIDDRAIVLNFSSGIFQFIFDYANFLPDPSVIIVGIENPENFRYIERQKHLFKDIQPLFVSRYPQNQSRDLIKWLQSISNKYLHFGDFDFAGIGIYINEYKKYLGDKASFFIPNDIERLIEKKGNAIRYNTQKINFSLENIQEKNLIELIGVIHKNKKGLDQEIFIKQ
- a CDS encoding condensin complex protein MksE yields the protein MMEVPIQTADIFKILSKGQFISSNSSDKIIRNLYTVMEDDYHFENLYAYFTNINFVLEKGDEYFYFSRPETRVDLEKKIEKAFEWIDILDFFKTFDNAFTAGYRFTSADILVRINTDAELEAKLDSLKKHTDKIKHQDILDKILKKLIDDTFIELENEITHQFKILTSFKYLEQLILAINIPDEVKDEIPE